A genome region from Magnetovibrio sp. includes the following:
- the rnr gene encoding ribonuclease R produces MSKHTPHVAPFPTKEQILEFIKDSPGRVGKREIARAFHLDAEQKMQLKKVLKDLKDEGQLQSSRKRFADPTALPPVTVLEVTATDLDGELLARPVVWDSPLEPPVIYMAPVRRGQGALGIGDRVLARMTRIDDTEDGKPAYEGNTIRRLEHAPADVLGVYKLDRAGNGRLRSTDRRQKDEFVVVDLNDIDIAEGDLVRAEVLPGKKLGLRQVKLREKINRTGAQAITQIAIYDRSIPVEFPEDALKQARAAGPATMENRVDLRDVPLITIDGEDARDFDDAVFAEADDDPNNPGGWHLIVAIADVSWYVRPNDALDQSAFVRGNSVYFPDRVVPMLPEELSNGWCSLRPDEDHPCLAAHMWIDSEGHLKRHKFVRAMMRSVARTTYTQIENAHDGKPDDLTTPLLEPVIAPLYGAYRTLLKAREQRGVLELDLAERQIVLADDGTVAKVVERERFDSHKLIEEFMVLANVAAAETLERLKQPCMYRIHDEPSLEKLESLREFLEGVNIPFAKGQVVRASHFNQILAKVKDTANSHLVSEVVLRSQAQAVYSPENIGHFGLALRRYCHFTSPIRRYADLLVHRALVRGLKLGEGGLEDDHKDFKDQGEHLSVTERNAAGAERDAVDRFTALYLSDKVGNIFKGRINGVTRFGVFVTLDETGADGLVPIRSLGEDFFVHDEHNHVLWGRETGYEYHLGDKVEVLIVEADPITGSTVFQITQGGRQGKPRPDGRGKGKFAGAPGKGRPVGKANGKPKKSKGKSRASRRKARQS; encoded by the coding sequence ATGTCAAAACACACACCCCATGTTGCACCGTTCCCGACCAAGGAACAGATCCTTGAATTCATCAAGGACAGTCCCGGCCGCGTCGGCAAACGCGAGATCGCGCGCGCGTTCCATTTGGATGCGGAACAAAAGATGCAGCTCAAGAAAGTCCTGAAAGATCTCAAGGACGAAGGCCAGCTGCAATCCAGCCGCAAACGGTTCGCCGACCCCACCGCGTTGCCGCCGGTAACGGTGCTGGAAGTCACCGCCACCGACCTCGACGGCGAACTGTTGGCGCGTCCGGTGGTGTGGGATTCGCCGCTGGAACCGCCGGTGATCTACATGGCCCCGGTACGCCGCGGCCAGGGTGCATTGGGCATCGGCGACAGGGTGCTGGCGCGCATGACGCGCATCGACGACACCGAAGACGGCAAACCCGCATATGAAGGCAACACCATCCGCCGCCTGGAGCACGCCCCCGCCGACGTGTTGGGGGTCTATAAGCTCGACCGTGCGGGCAACGGGCGCTTGCGTTCCACCGACCGCCGCCAAAAAGATGAATTTGTCGTCGTCGATCTCAACGACATCGACATCGCCGAAGGCGATCTGGTGCGCGCCGAGGTGCTGCCGGGCAAGAAGCTCGGCCTACGCCAAGTAAAACTGCGCGAAAAGATCAACCGCACCGGCGCGCAGGCGATCACCCAAATCGCCATATACGACCGCTCCATCCCGGTCGAGTTTCCCGAAGACGCCCTTAAACAGGCCCGCGCCGCCGGTCCCGCGACCATGGAAAACCGCGTCGATCTGCGCGACGTACCGCTGATCACCATCGACGGCGAGGACGCGCGCGATTTCGACGACGCGGTGTTCGCCGAGGCCGACGACGATCCCAACAATCCTGGCGGCTGGCATCTGATCGTCGCCATCGCCGACGTCAGTTGGTACGTGCGGCCAAACGATGCGCTCGACCAGTCGGCGTTCGTGCGTGGCAATTCGGTCTATTTCCCCGACCGGGTGGTGCCGATGCTGCCCGAAGAGCTCAGCAATGGCTGGTGCTCGCTTCGTCCCGACGAAGACCATCCGTGTCTCGCCGCCCACATGTGGATCGATTCTGAGGGCCACCTGAAACGCCATAAGTTCGTGCGCGCGATGATGAGATCGGTGGCCCGCACCACCTATACGCAGATCGAAAACGCCCATGACGGCAAGCCCGACGACCTGACGACACCGCTGCTGGAGCCGGTCATCGCGCCGCTCTATGGCGCTTACCGGACCCTTTTAAAGGCCCGCGAGCAGCGCGGCGTGTTGGAACTCGATCTCGCTGAGCGCCAGATCGTCTTGGCTGATGACGGCACCGTCGCCAAGGTGGTCGAGCGCGAGCGCTTCGACAGCCACAAGCTGATCGAAGAATTCATGGTGCTGGCCAACGTCGCGGCGGCGGAAACGCTGGAACGCCTCAAGCAACCGTGCATGTACCGCATCCACGACGAGCCGTCGTTGGAAAAGCTCGAAAGCCTGCGCGAGTTTCTCGAAGGCGTGAACATCCCCTTCGCCAAGGGCCAAGTAGTGCGCGCCAGCCACTTCAACCAGATCCTCGCCAAGGTCAAGGATACTGCCAACAGCCACTTGGTCAGCGAGGTGGTGCTGCGATCCCAGGCGCAGGCCGTTTACAGCCCAGAAAACATCGGCCACTTCGGCTTGGCGCTGCGTCGCTATTGCCACTTCACGTCACCGATCCGCCGCTATGCGGACCTGTTGGTGCACCGCGCGCTGGTGCGCGGCTTGAAGCTCGGCGAGGGCGGCCTGGAAGACGATCACAAGGACTTCAAGGACCAGGGCGAACACCTGTCGGTGACCGAGCGCAACGCCGCCGGTGCCGAACGCGATGCGGTGGACCGCTTCACCGCGCTCTATCTGTCCGACAAGGTCGGCAACATCTTCAAGGGCCGCATCAACGGCGTGACGCGCTTTGGCGTGTTCGTGACCTTGGACGAAACCGGCGCGGACGGTTTGGTGCCGATCCGCTCGCTGGGTGAGGACTTCTTCGTTCACGACGAACACAACCACGTTCTGTGGGGTCGTGAGACCGGCTATGAATATCACCTTGGCGACAAGGTCGAGGTCTTGATCGTCGAAGCCGATCCGATCACGGGCTCGACCGTGTTTCAAATCACCCAAGGCGGTCGCCAAGGCAAACCGCGACCGGATGGACGCGGCAAAGGAAAATTCGCAGGCGCACCGGGCAAAGGCCGTCCCGTTGGTAAAGCCAACGGCAAGCCGAAAAAGTCCAAAGGCAAGTCGCGCGCATCGCGGCGCAAAGCACGTCAATCTTGA
- a CDS encoding S41 family peptidase: protein MLGLTAMVGLGACTTGETSSLSQQRPVVAAEALVLPPPSVPDTAANTDFFQYLDARTTIRAGLRGIAQRYIDLVDMDVLALNGIRGLATIDPALQIGQEDGMIRLILADQNVADFARPLSADPAAWARLTTDIIRAGRHQSADLLDADNERVYEALFDGMLAGLDVFSRYSGAEEARANRARRDGFGGIGIRFTKTDDTILITHVQEDSPAHTVGLRPGDLILKVGEDATAAMSLRQVAQHLRGPVGSPLTLSIARLDSDVGRPDRQISFNLNRAHIVPETVRASVEDDLLKLTVSGFNKNTSTSMLNVLRKNDEAFQSGRLKGVVMDLRGNPGGLLSQSVSVADLFLNQGRIISTRGRHPDSFHDYRAGGADLIDGKPLIVLVDGDSASAAEIVASALQDLGRAVVIGSSSYGKGTVQTVIRLPNDGEMTLTWSRLVSPSGYALHGLGVMPAVCATNTPIGDTAAILALDHIDGQLEAMSSWRAAGMIFDGRRPQLRDSCPAKTFQADKNGDLLMQLASRVIHDPSLYQRALLQPEPINTASRR from the coding sequence GTGTTGGGTCTCACGGCCATGGTCGGGCTCGGTGCCTGTACCACCGGCGAAACGTCTAGCCTCTCGCAACAGCGTCCAGTGGTGGCCGCTGAAGCTTTGGTTTTGCCGCCTCCTTCCGTTCCCGATACCGCGGCAAACACCGATTTCTTTCAATATCTTGATGCGCGAACCACGATCCGCGCCGGACTCCGGGGCATCGCCCAGCGCTACATCGATCTCGTCGATATGGATGTGTTGGCCTTAAACGGCATACGTGGGCTCGCCACCATCGACCCGGCGCTCCAGATCGGCCAGGAGGACGGCATGATCCGGCTGATCCTCGCCGACCAAAACGTCGCCGACTTCGCCCGCCCGCTGAGCGCCGATCCCGCAGCTTGGGCGCGCCTGACCACCGACATCATCCGCGCCGGACGGCACCAATCGGCCGATTTGCTGGATGCCGACAACGAGCGCGTCTACGAAGCTCTGTTCGACGGCATGCTGGCGGGGCTCGACGTCTTTTCGCGTTATTCCGGCGCCGAAGAGGCCCGCGCCAACCGTGCCCGCCGCGACGGCTTTGGCGGCATCGGCATCCGCTTCACCAAAACGGACGACACCATCCTCATTACCCACGTCCAAGAAGATAGCCCCGCACACACCGTCGGGCTGCGTCCCGGTGACCTGATCCTCAAGGTTGGCGAAGACGCCACCGCCGCGATGTCCTTGCGCCAAGTGGCGCAACACCTGCGTGGTCCTGTAGGCAGCCCCTTGACGTTGAGCATCGCACGCCTGGACAGCGACGTTGGCCGACCGGACCGCCAGATCAGCTTCAACCTTAACCGCGCGCACATCGTCCCCGAAACCGTGCGCGCCAGCGTCGAAGACGATCTCTTGAAGCTGACCGTTAGCGGGTTCAACAAGAATACCTCGACGAGCATGCTGAACGTCTTGCGCAAGAACGATGAAGCTTTCCAGAGCGGCCGCCTCAAAGGCGTGGTCATGGATTTGCGCGGCAATCCAGGCGGGCTTTTGTCGCAATCTGTGAGTGTCGCCGACTTGTTCTTGAACCAAGGCCGCATCATTTCCACCCGGGGTCGCCATCCCGATAGCTTCCACGATTACCGCGCCGGGGGCGCGGATTTGATCGACGGCAAGCCCTTGATCGTGCTGGTCGATGGCGACAGCGCATCCGCCGCCGAAATCGTCGCCAGCGCCCTTCAAGACCTGGGCCGCGCCGTGGTGATCGGGTCGTCGTCCTATGGCAAGGGCACCGTGCAAACCGTCATTCGGCTGCCCAATGACGGTGAGATGACCTTAACCTGGTCACGTCTCGTGTCCCCCTCGGGCTACGCCCTGCACGGGCTGGGCGTTATGCCGGCCGTGTGCGCCACCAACACGCCGATAGGCGACACTGCGGCCATCTTGGCCCTAGATCACATCGATGGGCAGCTCGAAGCTATGTCCTCATGGCGCGCCGCAGGCATGATTTTCGACGGCAGACGTCCACAATTGCGCGATTCTTGCCCGGCTAAGACCTTCCAAGCCGACAAAAATGGCGATCTTTTGATGCAATTGGCCAGCCGCGTGATCCACGACCCATCCCTGTATCAGCGCGCATTGCTGCAGCCGGAACCCATCAACACCGCCTCGCGACGTTAA
- the rpmG gene encoding 50S ribosomal protein L33 has product MAKPTTILIKLVSTADTGYYYVTKKNPRNTTEKMEFRKYDPVVRKHVIFKEAKIK; this is encoded by the coding sequence ATGGCCAAGCCGACCACCATCCTGATCAAGCTGGTCAGCACCGCTGACACGGGTTACTACTACGTGACCAAGAAGAACCCGCGCAACACGACCGAAAAGATGGAATTTCGTAAATACGATCCGGTCGTGCGCAAGCACGTGATCTTCAAGGAAGCCAAAATTAAATAA
- a CDS encoding response regulator, with the protein MAKTILIVEDNELNMKLFNDLLQAHGYETVQTKDGRDALNLAREHTPDLILMDIQLPEISGLEITKMLKADDDLKHIPVIAVTAFAMKGDEEKIREGGCEGYIAKPISVPNFLDTLSKFLG; encoded by the coding sequence ATGGCCAAGACCATCCTGATCGTTGAAGACAACGAATTGAACATGAAGCTCTTCAACGATCTATTGCAGGCACACGGCTATGAAACCGTGCAAACAAAGGACGGTCGCGATGCGCTGAACTTGGCGCGTGAACACACGCCTGACTTGATCTTGATGGACATCCAGCTACCGGAAATTTCCGGGCTTGAAATCACCAAGATGCTGAAGGCCGACGACGACCTCAAGCACATTCCAGTGATCGCCGTGACGGCCTTCGCCATGAAGGGCGATGAGGAAAAAATCCGTGAAGGCGGCTGTGAGGGATATATCGCCAAGCCGATTTCCGTGCCCAACTTCCTCGACACGCTTTCTAAATTTTTGGGCTAA
- a CDS encoding HAMP domain-containing methyl-accepting chemotaxis protein, with protein sequence MLKSLSAKIIAAAVVLITISSAADFIIASSINSTLNSETEALTHRMQGAIVEKDRLINTLLGENLTTAEKNLEAEHAKAIAENTLHTEETRKFLEGTRNGIATSSLTLIKNAMMMGEAASAQDMMDTLLENPDIYAINLWRITGELAFRDNKTINEVNALAGDEAFAPRKEQEPIFIEDARFDTMSEVVQSYKSGLITTGEVENDDGQMEPVEYAYYLLENEENCQGCHGETTRPRGVLEVAVSRAALIALEKSAAEKLAEMESLQDSERKKLQRANADNSFTVKQQTDAVNTEVTQGKTRVEEAQSSASTMSVASKIGFFIATVGVLFLVLNTLLTKPVHAMTEAMGRLADGDLDADIPASGREDEIGLMASAVQVFKDNAIEVKRLEGEHAETERRAVRDKAKAMQELADAFESSVGTVVKAVSTAASAMESSSEGLASTAEQTSDRSQAVTNAAEQASANVQTVASAAEELSAAISEISRQVAQSTMIANEAVSEIDSTNEKVQGLADAANRIGEVVALITDIADQTNLLALNATIEAARAGEAGKGFAVVAGEVKNLANQTAKATEEISTQIDAIQGATEEAVGAIKSIGGTINRISEIASTIASAVEEQGAATQEIARNVEHAASGTTEVTTSIREVNRAAEDTGVAATDIRTAAHELSQQSASLSDEVANFLVAIRPKPQDLA encoded by the coding sequence TTGCTCAAGTCTCTCAGTGCGAAAATCATCGCCGCTGCCGTTGTTCTGATCACCATCAGTTCGGCAGCCGATTTCATCATCGCCTCCAGCATTAATTCGACCCTCAATTCCGAAACCGAGGCACTCACGCATCGCATGCAGGGCGCCATCGTCGAGAAGGATCGTCTGATCAACACGCTGCTTGGCGAAAACTTGACCACGGCCGAGAAAAACCTCGAGGCTGAGCACGCCAAGGCGATCGCAGAGAACACCCTGCATACGGAAGAGACCCGCAAGTTCCTAGAAGGCACGCGCAACGGCATCGCGACATCGAGCCTGACGCTGATCAAAAATGCCATGATGATGGGCGAAGCCGCTTCCGCCCAGGACATGATGGACACGCTGTTGGAGAATCCCGATATCTACGCCATCAACCTGTGGCGCATCACCGGCGAACTGGCGTTCCGCGACAACAAAACCATCAACGAGGTCAACGCGCTTGCCGGCGACGAAGCCTTCGCCCCGCGCAAGGAACAAGAACCGATCTTTATCGAAGACGCGCGCTTCGATACCATGAGCGAGGTTGTACAAAGCTATAAAAGCGGATTGATCACCACCGGCGAAGTCGAAAACGACGACGGCCAAATGGAACCGGTCGAATACGCTTATTATCTCCTGGAGAACGAAGAAAACTGCCAGGGCTGTCACGGCGAAACCACTCGTCCGCGCGGTGTTTTGGAAGTCGCCGTTTCGCGCGCCGCATTGATCGCGCTGGAAAAATCAGCCGCCGAAAAGCTGGCGGAAATGGAAAGCCTGCAAGATAGCGAGCGCAAGAAATTGCAGCGCGCCAATGCCGACAACTCCTTCACCGTCAAGCAACAGACGGACGCCGTCAACACCGAGGTCACCCAAGGTAAAACCCGGGTAGAAGAGGCCCAGTCAAGCGCGTCGACCATGTCTGTCGCGTCCAAGATCGGTTTCTTCATCGCCACCGTTGGCGTGCTGTTTTTGGTCTTGAACACGCTTTTGACCAAGCCCGTTCACGCCATGACTGAGGCCATGGGCCGCTTGGCCGACGGCGATCTCGACGCCGACATTCCCGCTTCCGGTCGTGAAGATGAAATCGGCCTCATGGCCTCGGCCGTGCAAGTGTTCAAGGACAATGCCATCGAGGTCAAACGCCTGGAAGGCGAACACGCTGAAACCGAGCGCCGCGCGGTGCGCGACAAAGCCAAAGCCATGCAAGAATTGGCCGACGCGTTTGAAAGCAGCGTCGGCACGGTGGTTAAAGCCGTCAGCACTGCCGCGAGCGCTATGGAAAGTTCGTCGGAAGGTCTTGCCTCGACGGCGGAACAAACGTCCGACCGTTCCCAAGCCGTCACCAATGCTGCTGAGCAGGCGTCCGCCAACGTACAAACCGTCGCATCGGCAGCAGAAGAACTGTCCGCCGCAATTTCCGAAATTTCTCGCCAGGTTGCTCAATCGACCATGATCGCCAACGAAGCCGTCAGTGAAATCGACAGCACCAACGAGAAAGTTCAAGGCTTGGCCGATGCCGCCAACCGCATCGGTGAAGTGGTGGCGCTGATCACCGACATCGCGGATCAAACCAACCTTTTGGCGCTGAACGCAACCATCGAAGCCGCTCGCGCGGGCGAAGCCGGCAAAGGCTTTGCCGTTGTGGCGGGCGAGGTGAAAAATCTCGCCAACCAGACCGCCAAGGCGACCGAAGAAATCTCAACCCAGATCGACGCCATCCAAGGCGCGACGGAAGAGGCGGTCGGCGCCATCAAAAGCATTGGTGGCACCATTAACCGCATCAGCGAAATCGCCTCAACCATCGCCTCTGCGGTTGAAGAACAAGGCGCGGCGACCCAGGAAATCGCCCGCAACGTCGAACACGCCGCCAGCGGCACCACGGAAGTCACGACATCGATCCGCGAAGTCAACCGCGCGGCGGAAGACACCGGCGTCGCCGCCACCGACATCCGCACCGCGGCCCACGAACTGAGCCAGCAATCGGCCAGCTTGAGCGACGAGGTCGCCAATTTCCTCGTCGCCATTCGGCCTAAGCCGCAAGACTTGGCTTAA
- a CDS encoding Crp/Fnr family transcriptional regulator — MTDTLRDIRLLSELDDDEIAVVEKNCRWRTYGAGEQVIDQHSDTRDIFLVAAGRVRVVNYSLSGREITFDDLEPGSHFGELAAIDGLPRSASVMALEEARIASLPSDQFHQMVLDHPAIALKLMKHLAHLVRTSTMRIMDLSTLGANNRIHADLLRLARKVTEDDMTAVIKPIPIHSDVASRVSTTRETVARVMNDLARKGIVERQKDALVVKDLERLEDMVEDVRGE, encoded by the coding sequence GTGACCGATACGCTCAGAGATATTCGTTTGCTGTCCGAACTCGACGACGATGAAATCGCCGTCGTCGAGAAGAACTGTCGTTGGCGCACCTACGGCGCCGGTGAGCAGGTCATCGATCAGCATTCCGACACCCGCGATATTTTTCTGGTTGCTGCCGGGCGCGTGCGGGTGGTGAACTATTCCCTATCCGGACGCGAGATCACCTTCGACGATCTCGAGCCAGGTAGCCATTTCGGCGAACTTGCGGCCATCGACGGTCTGCCGCGTTCAGCCAGCGTGATGGCGTTGGAAGAAGCGCGGATCGCCTCGCTACCGTCCGACCAATTCCATCAAATGGTTTTGGATCATCCCGCCATCGCCTTGAAACTGATGAAGCATCTTGCACATCTGGTGCGCACATCGACCATGCGCATCATGGACCTGTCGACGCTGGGGGCGAACAACCGCATCCATGCCGACCTGCTGCGTTTGGCGCGCAAAGTCACCGAAGACGACATGACGGCGGTGATCAAGCCGATCCCGATTCATTCCGACGTCGCGTCGCGCGTCAGCACCACCCGTGAAACGGTGGCGCGAGTGATGAACGACTTGGCGCGCAAAGGCATCGTCGAACGACAAAAGGACGCGCTGGTGGTCAAGGATCTTGAGCGCCTCGAAGACATGGTCGAGGACGTGCGGGGCGAATAG
- the ggt gene encoding gamma-glutamyltransferase, with protein sequence MAKYGAVAAGDGETARVAAEILKSGGNAFDAALAALFASSVAEPVLSSLGGGGFLLAAPETGKPLLYDFFAHTPRRKSTEVDFHPVVADFGATTQEFHIGMGSIATPGAVRGAFEIHRDLGRMPIKDIIQPAIELARRGFKLSPLQAYIFEVVGPIYMATPECRAQYASPANPDRLIGAGEHMAVVAKADFLEALAHEGDDLFYRGEVAASVARDCEDRGGHLQRADFERYEVIKRSPLVVEFEGARILTNPPPSVGGILIAFALKLIAGTGLGKLGYGSFAHLDRLAQVMALSNQARVESGLNLHPESGAEMLLDPDFLARYRAEVLGQPASHRGTTHVSVIDRAGNAASMTLSNGEGSAYIAPNTGVVFNNMLGEEDINPKGFHQWPEDKRLSSMMAPSLIQHPDGLLVALGSGGSNRIRTAILQVILAILEFGVHVQDAVELPRIHFERDVLNVEAGFGEGVGEQLRDAYAQCKLWEAQNLFFGGVHAVEYDSAKKAICGGGDPRRGGVALAV encoded by the coding sequence TTGGCAAAATACGGCGCCGTTGCGGCCGGAGACGGGGAAACCGCCCGGGTCGCTGCGGAAATTTTGAAATCCGGCGGCAACGCCTTCGACGCCGCGCTGGCGGCGCTATTTGCATCGAGTGTGGCCGAACCGGTGTTGTCGAGCCTTGGCGGCGGGGGCTTTTTGCTGGCCGCGCCCGAAACCGGCAAGCCGCTGCTTTACGATTTTTTCGCTCACACCCCCAGGCGCAAAAGCACCGAAGTCGATTTTCACCCGGTGGTGGCCGATTTCGGCGCGACCACCCAGGAATTTCACATCGGCATGGGATCCATCGCCACGCCCGGCGCGGTGCGCGGCGCGTTCGAGATCCATCGCGATTTAGGCCGCATGCCGATCAAGGACATCATCCAACCCGCCATCGAATTGGCACGGCGCGGCTTCAAGCTGTCGCCGCTACAAGCCTATATTTTCGAAGTTGTCGGACCGATTTACATGGCGACGCCCGAGTGCCGCGCCCAATACGCCAGTCCCGCAAATCCCGACAGGCTGATCGGCGCGGGCGAACACATGGCGGTGGTGGCCAAGGCCGATTTCTTGGAAGCCTTGGCCCACGAAGGCGACGATTTGTTTTATCGCGGCGAGGTCGCGGCCAGCGTTGCGCGCGATTGCGAAGATCGGGGCGGCCATTTGCAACGCGCCGATTTCGAGCGCTACGAGGTGATTAAGCGCAGCCCCCTGGTGGTGGAATTCGAAGGCGCGCGCATTCTGACCAATCCGCCGCCCTCGGTGGGCGGCATCCTGATCGCCTTCGCCCTCAAATTGATCGCAGGCACCGGACTGGGCAAATTGGGCTATGGATCGTTCGCGCATTTGGATCGCTTGGCCCAGGTGATGGCGTTGAGCAATCAGGCGCGGGTCGAAAGCGGCTTGAACCTGCATCCCGAAAGTGGCGCGGAAATGTTGCTCGACCCCGACTTCCTGGCGCGCTATCGCGCCGAGGTTCTGGGGCAGCCTGCGTCACATCGTGGCACCACCCATGTCAGCGTTATCGACCGCGCCGGCAATGCCGCATCCATGACCCTTTCCAACGGCGAAGGCTCGGCCTATATCGCGCCGAACACCGGGGTGGTGTTCAACAACATGCTGGGCGAGGAAGACATCAACCCCAAGGGCTTCCACCAGTGGCCAGAGGACAAGCGCCTATCGTCGATGATGGCGCCAAGCTTGATCCAGCATCCGGACGGCTTGTTGGTGGCGCTGGGCTCGGGCGGATCGAACCGTATCCGCACCGCGATCTTGCAGGTGATCTTGGCCATCTTGGAATTCGGCGTGCATGTGCAAGATGCCGTGGAACTGCCGCGCATCCATTTCGAACGCGACGTGCTGAACGTCGAGGCGGGGTTTGGCGAAGGCGTAGGTGAGCAACTGAGAGATGCCTACGCACAATGCAAATTGTGGGAGGCGCAGAACCTGTTTTTCGGCGGCGTCCATGCCGTTGAATACGATAGCGCTAAGAAGGCGATATGCGGCGGCGGCGACCCGCGCCGCGGTGGTGTGGCGTTGGCGGTCTAA